AATTTTCGGGTTGACGACGCTGCGTACGACCGTTCTCGAAAATCCCGATGAAAGTTTGACTTTTACCGATGAAATCAAAACTGCCGAAGCGGTGGTTGACGAACTGCGCAATAAAAAAAAGGTTGATATCGTTATTTTGCTGGGGCATATCGGTGATGTCAAGGAATCGGCAGATCACGTAACTTCGCCTGAACTGGCGGCGGCGGTTCCCGGAATCGATATCATTGTCGACGGGCATTCGCATTCCTTGTTTGAGTCTCCGCTCGTCGTCGGCAGCACGAGAATAATTACCGCAGGATCTTACGGAAAGACTGTCGGTAAAGCCGTCGTTACGGTGCGCAACGGCAAAATTATCGGTTTTGACTGGGACACGGTCGTTTTATCGGAAGATGTGTTTCCTCCCGATCCTGCCGTTGCGGCAATGCTTCGTCCGTATGAACAAGAGGCAGAATCGTCTCTTAGTGAAGTCGTCATGCAGGCTGCCGAGCCTTTTGCCAACGATAAAAAACAGACGCGATACGGAGAAACGGCTCTCGGCAATTTTATCTGCGACGCGTTTTATGCCCGGCTTACCGCGATCGGTCACGAACCCGATTTCGTGCTGCTGAACGGCGGCGGTATTCGGGCGTCCATTCCGGCGGGAGCCGTTACGAAAGGCGATATTCTGACCGTTTTACCGTTCAATAATTACCTTTACGTTATTACGCTGAAAGGATCCGACGTTCTGGACGTTTTCGATTTTATTGCAACCGTGCCGCAGGGGGCGGGCGCGTTTCCCAGTGTGTCAAAACAGGTGCGCTATACGGTCAATTATAAAACCGGTAAAACGGAAAATCTGACGGTTAACGGTCGCCCCGTGGATCCCGACGCGGAGTATACGATCGGTACGATCAACTATCTTGCCGAAGGCGGCGACGGATACGAAGTTTTTAAAAGAAGCACGGATTCGTTCAATACTTCCATTTTATATGGGCAGATGCTGTTGGATTATTGCAAATCGTTATCCGCACCAGCCGTTCCGTATACGGACGGACGCGTAATCGTGATAGGAGGAAAATAGCGCGCGTGTAAAACCGTCCGGCCGAGCTCGAAACCGGACGGCAATCTGCCTGTGGAGGATATCTATATTATAGAAGATAAATGTTTGACAATGCGAAATGCCTGTGTTAGCATGACCAAAGCTTTTCTTAAGAAAAAAGGAATAATATGCTCAATATTAAGGATATCGCAAAATTGGCAGATGTTTCCATTTCCACCGTGTCGCGGGTTATCAACAAAACGGCTTACGTCAATCCTGAAACGGAACGGCGTGTTCGGAAAATTCTGAACGAAACCGGATACACGCCCAGTTTGCAGGCAAGAGAAATGCAGCAGAAAAGGACTCATACGATAGGAATCATCATTCCCCGTATCGACTTGGAAACGTTTTCTGCCGTATTCGACGGAATTTCACACGTTTTGTCGGAAAGAAAGTACAGCGTTCTGCTGGC
This sequence is a window from Treponema brennaborense DSM 12168. Protein-coding genes within it:
- a CDS encoding bifunctional metallophosphatase/5'-nucleotidase; the protein is MKKWYAGIAMLLTAVFVFGGGLKENPKNTAVVRTPDAEYQFVVLHTNDYHGGAVAENGKGGAASLSTFVAQTRAANENVLLLDAGDVNTGGAVSNMFFAEPEYKAYSMMAYDAVTFGNHEFDVSLEQLEKQMQIAGVPFVSANVKRRNGKSLGTAEYLIREFEGIRVGIFGLTTLRTTVLENPDESLTFTDEIKTAEAVVDELRNKKKVDIVILLGHIGDVKESADHVTSPELAAAVPGIDIIVDGHSHSLFESPLVVGSTRIITAGSYGKTVGKAVVTVRNGKIIGFDWDTVVLSEDVFPPDPAVAAMLRPYEQEAESSLSEVVMQAAEPFANDKKQTRYGETALGNFICDAFYARLTAIGHEPDFVLLNGGGIRASIPAGAVTKGDILTVLPFNNYLYVITLKGSDVLDVFDFIATVPQGAGAFPSVSKQVRYTVNYKTGKTENLTVNGRPVDPDAEYTIGTINYLAEGGDGYEVFKRSTDSFNTSILYGQMLLDYCKSLSAPAVPYTDGRVIVIGGK